In one window of Streptomyces sp. FXJ1.172 DNA:
- a CDS encoding acyl carrier protein, producing the protein MTAITSEDAAKVKEIVCEILELEEDEVTGTSLFREDHDADSLRAIEILASLEKEFKIVIEQSELARMVNLQGVYDVVAEAQKAAA; encoded by the coding sequence ATGACTGCCATCACTTCCGAGGACGCCGCCAAGGTGAAGGAAATCGTCTGCGAGATCCTCGAGCTGGAGGAGGACGAGGTCACCGGCACCAGCCTCTTCCGCGAGGACCACGACGCCGACTCGCTGCGCGCCATCGAGATCCTGGCCTCCCTGGAGAAGGAGTTCAAGATCGTCATCGAGCAGTCCGAGCTGGCCCGCATGGTCAATCTGCAGGGCGTCTACGACGTCGTCGCCGAGGCCCAGAAGGCCGCTGCCTGA
- a CDS encoding beta-ketoacyl synthase N-terminal-like domain-containing protein: MSRWPVTGVGAVASIGADPDEVFAALCAGRSGLGTLRGFNRAWYNADRLYEVDNRPAPGVDVTGRATALLTEAVGQALSDAGREADLGSVPVLIGTGLRELRSLELWWRDGQSFDAAGMHFGTALRRRFGADDTHTISNACSASLYALALGCDLLEFQDADTVVVAGVDVITESMFGLSDRLQLDPPDRLRPFDRDRKGTVMGEGAAAVVLQREAAGRGPYGFVRGVAVNCDAHHPTAPDPQGIARAITDAHHRAGVKPQDVDLVMVHGTGTPLNDAAEATALAEVFGDHVGSPLMTGVKSMTGHTSGASGLLSLIVALHAMREGRVPPIAGLSEAAPETEGFQLVRDTVAAEVSLAQIDAFGFGGINAVAVVEAAR; the protein is encoded by the coding sequence GTGAGCCGCTGGCCGGTGACCGGGGTCGGTGCGGTCGCCAGCATCGGAGCCGACCCGGACGAGGTGTTCGCCGCCCTGTGCGCCGGCCGCAGCGGGCTCGGCACACTCCGCGGCTTCAACCGCGCCTGGTACAACGCCGATCGGCTCTACGAGGTCGACAACCGGCCCGCGCCCGGCGTGGACGTCACCGGCCGTGCCACCGCGCTGCTCACCGAGGCCGTCGGCCAGGCGCTGAGCGACGCGGGACGGGAGGCGGACCTCGGCTCCGTACCTGTCCTGATCGGCACCGGGCTGCGCGAACTGCGCTCACTGGAACTGTGGTGGCGCGACGGACAGTCCTTCGACGCCGCGGGCATGCACTTCGGGACGGCGCTGCGCCGGCGCTTCGGCGCGGACGACACCCACACGATCTCCAACGCCTGCTCGGCGTCCCTGTACGCGCTCGCCCTCGGCTGTGACCTGCTGGAGTTCCAGGACGCCGACACCGTGGTCGTGGCCGGCGTGGATGTCATCACCGAGAGCATGTTCGGCCTGTCGGACCGGCTGCAGCTCGACCCGCCCGACCGGCTGCGCCCCTTCGACCGGGACCGCAAGGGCACCGTCATGGGAGAAGGCGCCGCCGCCGTCGTACTCCAGCGGGAGGCGGCCGGCCGCGGCCCGTACGGCTTCGTCCGAGGCGTCGCCGTCAACTGCGACGCCCACCACCCCACCGCGCCCGATCCGCAGGGCATCGCCCGCGCCATCACGGACGCCCACCACCGGGCCGGGGTCAAGCCGCAGGACGTGGACCTGGTCATGGTGCACGGCACCGGCACCCCCCTGAACGACGCGGCCGAAGCCACCGCGCTCGCCGAGGTGTTCGGCGACCACGTCGGCTCGCCCCTGATGACCGGAGTCAAGTCGATGACCGGGCACACCTCCGGCGCCTCGGGCCTGCTCAGCCTGATCGTGGCGCTGCACGCCATGCGCGAGGGCCGGGTACCGCCGATCGCCGGGCTGTCCGAAGCCGCCCCGGAGACCGAGGGCTTCCAGCTGGTCCGGGACACGGTCGCGGCCGAGGTGAGCCTCGCCCAGATCGACGCCTTCGGATTCGGCGGGATCAACGCCGTCGCGGTCGTGGAGGCGGCGCGATGA
- a CDS encoding LuxR family transcriptional regulator → MQGPKSSGQETGRPSATGGIHHGRTHDEVEQELLELRALIESTVVKHRRRLSRDALVRELGREEVVPAIESLVESAACALDVALSTDAEVSRGTYAALRTTLETRGGSLRARLLCDPAAVDRKFARQVTLAGHHWEVRMTPMPPLCALIVDGSATVVSVGPPGASRASLIRAATVLQAVRNLYSNVWSNATVLTERIHFGDRDRTDTVRLVLQRLRDGVTDEVAARELGFSVRTYRRYVAEIMTLLGAESRFQAGVYAAALGLLPPSGD, encoded by the coding sequence GTGCAGGGACCAAAAAGCTCCGGTCAGGAAACGGGCCGTCCTTCAGCCACCGGAGGAATCCATCACGGACGCACTCATGACGAAGTCGAGCAGGAACTGCTGGAACTGCGCGCACTCATCGAGTCCACGGTGGTCAAGCACCGCCGGCGCCTTTCCCGCGACGCACTGGTACGAGAACTGGGACGGGAGGAGGTGGTGCCGGCGATCGAGTCTCTGGTCGAATCGGCCGCGTGCGCGCTCGATGTGGCACTGAGCACCGACGCGGAGGTCTCACGGGGCACCTACGCCGCGTTGCGCACCACGCTCGAGACGCGCGGCGGATCGCTGCGGGCCCGGCTCCTGTGCGATCCGGCCGCGGTGGACCGGAAGTTCGCGCGCCAGGTCACGCTCGCCGGCCACCACTGGGAGGTACGGATGACCCCCATGCCGCCCCTGTGCGCCCTCATCGTCGACGGCTCGGCGACCGTCGTGAGCGTGGGTCCCCCGGGGGCGTCCCGGGCCTCCCTCATCCGGGCCGCGACCGTGCTGCAGGCCGTCCGCAACCTCTACTCCAACGTCTGGAGCAACGCCACCGTCCTGACCGAGCGCATCCACTTCGGCGACCGGGACAGGACCGACACCGTACGCCTCGTCCTGCAACGGCTGCGCGACGGCGTCACCGACGAGGTCGCGGCCCGGGAACTGGGCTTCTCCGTGCGCACCTACCGGCGGTACGTCGCCGAGATCATGACGCTGCTGGGCGCCGAATCCCGATTCCAGGCCGGTGTGTACGCGGCGGCGCTGGGCCTGCTGCCGCCGTCGGGCGACTGA
- a CDS encoding beta-ketoacyl synthase N-terminal-like domain-containing protein: protein MSLPVRTAVTGVGLAVPGAASPEDLLAPVPSDAEPVSPAARIGKKGLRYKDRATQLALACADEALRDAGLLGPDGLNVPGETVAVLVASNHGNADTVCSVAQTIATEGTTAGISPMDTPNASSNIVASTLAIKYGLRGPNLMICNGPTSGIDAVRWAVTVIGARRADRALVLATEPDNPVVRRLTGAERIVDGAAALVVENQAAAAVRGATRRAVVGPGLRVQGVQECLRRLAETQATTPGAFFGPGKGAVESSPVLGTDTARYELTDSWGELSAVLGVLQCVGAVGWFARGGTGPVYALAGQDGDDATAGLTLLPPAGTG, encoded by the coding sequence ATGAGCCTTCCCGTGCGCACCGCGGTCACCGGGGTGGGACTCGCTGTTCCGGGCGCCGCGTCCCCCGAGGACCTGCTCGCTCCCGTCCCGTCCGACGCGGAGCCTGTCTCGCCGGCCGCCCGCATCGGCAAGAAGGGGCTGCGCTACAAGGACCGGGCGACCCAGCTCGCCCTGGCCTGCGCGGACGAGGCCCTGAGGGACGCCGGGCTGCTCGGCCCCGACGGGCTGAACGTCCCCGGCGAGACCGTCGCCGTCCTGGTCGCCTCCAACCACGGCAACGCGGACACCGTCTGCTCGGTGGCGCAGACGATCGCGACGGAGGGCACCACCGCCGGGATCAGTCCGATGGACACACCGAACGCGTCCAGCAACATCGTCGCCTCCACCCTGGCGATCAAGTACGGGCTGCGCGGCCCGAACCTGATGATCTGCAACGGTCCGACATCCGGCATCGACGCCGTGCGCTGGGCCGTCACCGTCATCGGCGCCCGGCGGGCCGACCGCGCCCTCGTCCTCGCCACCGAGCCCGACAACCCCGTGGTGCGCCGGCTGACCGGTGCCGAACGCATCGTGGACGGCGCCGCCGCCCTCGTGGTGGAGAACCAGGCCGCGGCCGCCGTGCGCGGCGCAACCCGCCGCGCCGTCGTAGGCCCCGGACTCCGCGTCCAGGGCGTACAGGAGTGCCTGCGCCGGCTCGCCGAGACGCAAGCGACCACTCCCGGCGCCTTCTTCGGCCCCGGCAAGGGCGCCGTGGAGAGTTCGCCCGTGCTCGGCACGGACACCGCTCGCTACGAACTCACGGATTCCTGGGGAGAGTTGTCCGCCGTGCTCGGTGTGCTGCAGTGCGTCGGCGCTGTCGGCTGGTTCGCCCGCGGCGGCACCGGGCCCGTCTACGCGCTCGCCGGCCAGGACGGCGACGACGCCACCGCCGGCCTCACCCTGCTGCCCCCGGCAGGCACCGGATGA
- a CDS encoding thioesterase II family protein, with amino-acid sequence MALPAPSPSRWFRRHPATGPVRLRLVCLPHAGGTATFFRSWQGAFGPGVEVLATRYPGRQERIAEACPTSLEPLADAVAEELTAFLDVPVALFGHSMGASLAYEVALRLEASRPAAVAGLFVSAREAPHLVTPRTVHLLDAEGVLAEVRRLGGSDAALLEDPSLREILLPPLRADFQIAGTYRAAAPVPVRCPVAAYAGQEDTGATPESMRHWSEVSAGAFDLTVMPGGHFYLMAERDALLSDISRRLGRLVVAAS; translated from the coding sequence ATGGCACTGCCCGCCCCGAGTCCGTCCAGATGGTTCCGCCGGCACCCGGCCACCGGGCCCGTGCGGCTGCGTCTGGTCTGCCTGCCCCACGCGGGCGGCACGGCCACGTTCTTCCGGTCCTGGCAGGGCGCGTTCGGCCCCGGTGTCGAGGTGCTGGCCACCCGCTACCCGGGACGGCAGGAGCGGATCGCCGAAGCGTGTCCCACCAGCCTGGAGCCACTGGCCGACGCCGTCGCCGAGGAACTGACGGCCTTCCTGGACGTGCCGGTGGCCCTGTTCGGCCACAGCATGGGGGCCTCGCTCGCCTACGAGGTCGCCCTGCGCCTGGAAGCCTCGCGACCGGCCGCGGTCGCCGGGCTGTTCGTCTCCGCGCGCGAGGCGCCGCACCTGGTCACCCCGCGCACCGTGCACCTGCTGGACGCCGAGGGCGTCCTCGCGGAGGTGCGCCGGCTCGGCGGCTCCGACGCCGCCCTGCTGGAGGACCCCTCCCTGCGGGAGATCCTGCTGCCGCCGCTGCGGGCCGACTTCCAGATCGCCGGCACCTACCGCGCGGCGGCACCGGTGCCCGTGCGCTGCCCGGTCGCCGCCTACGCCGGGCAGGAGGACACCGGGGCCACCCCCGAGTCCATGCGCCACTGGTCCGAGGTGAGCGCCGGCGCCTTCGACCTCACCGTCATGCCGGGTGGCCATTTCTACCTGATGGCCGAGCGCGATGCCCTCCTGAGTGACATCTCCCGGCGTCTTGGCCGACTTGTCGTGGCAGCTTCCTGA
- a CDS encoding IclR family transcriptional regulator, whose protein sequence is MSAAARPAPASGVGVLDKASIILDLIEQRPVGLPELVRRSGLARPTVYRLAVALERLDLLTRDGRGWFAPGPRIERMSVEAHHDRMARAADGILVDLSERTSFDARLHRLHKDVHVCVASSRDPVTGDETLAVGTARPAKAGPICQVLLAWQNAEELYEGLCGARFTAQQLALVRRTGWAFGFDDARAGHTVFAVPVWNGRGRVVAALALVGTRARLSDVPGRLIRSHVIDAAAELGAAAPGGWQARALRHAGG, encoded by the coding sequence GTGAGCGCCGCCGCCCGGCCGGCTCCGGCCAGTGGGGTCGGCGTCCTGGACAAGGCCTCGATCATTCTGGACCTGATCGAGCAGCGGCCCGTCGGGCTGCCGGAGCTGGTCAGGCGCAGTGGCCTGGCCCGGCCGACCGTGTACCGCCTGGCCGTCGCGCTGGAGCGGCTCGACCTGCTCACCCGGGACGGCCGCGGCTGGTTCGCGCCCGGTCCCCGCATCGAGCGCATGTCGGTGGAGGCCCACCACGACCGGATGGCCCGGGCCGCCGACGGGATCCTGGTGGACCTGAGCGAGCGCACCTCGTTCGACGCCCGGCTGCACCGGCTGCACAAGGACGTCCATGTGTGCGTGGCCTCCTCCCGGGACCCGGTCACCGGCGACGAGACGCTCGCCGTCGGCACCGCCCGGCCGGCCAAGGCCGGACCCATCTGCCAGGTGCTGCTCGCCTGGCAGAACGCCGAGGAACTCTACGAGGGGCTGTGCGGGGCACGCTTCACGGCCCAGCAGCTGGCGCTGGTGCGCAGGACGGGCTGGGCCTTCGGCTTCGACGACGCCCGGGCGGGACACACGGTGTTCGCCGTACCGGTGTGGAACGGCCGCGGCCGGGTGGTGGCCGCGCTGGCGCTCGTGGGGACGCGTGCCCGGCTGTCCGATGTGCCCGGCCGGCTGATCCGGTCCCATGTGATCGACGCGGCGGCCGAGTTGGGGGCGGCGGCACCGGGCGGATGGCAGGCCCGTGCGCTGCGCCACGCGGGCGGATGA
- a CDS encoding 4'-phosphopantetheinyl transferase family protein, producing MPAGTTESAWTEHTTSLDEATDTDGTAGTTALWYWRITADRPDPGDWALLAETERARAARMRGARAAAEYVSCRAAVRRLLAGILGGEPADVPLGRRPCPGCGSPEHGPPAVLRPDGPRLSISHSGGLGMLAVSPTAVGVDVEALRDVHVAELADAALTPAERQTVLAAPEPGRTRSFLRCWTRKEAVLKAVGIGITASLTALETAPERPGPVEVTTDLTDQGRVTWRVTDVPVPHGWVASLAVPATAGEGVTVRAAR from the coding sequence GTGCCAGCAGGTACCACGGAATCCGCATGGACCGAACACACCACCTCCCTCGACGAGGCGACGGACACCGACGGGACGGCCGGTACCACGGCGCTGTGGTACTGGCGCATCACGGCGGACCGCCCCGATCCCGGCGACTGGGCGCTGCTCGCAGAGACCGAACGCGCCCGCGCGGCGCGGATGCGCGGCGCACGGGCCGCCGCCGAGTACGTCAGCTGCCGGGCGGCCGTCCGCCGGCTGCTGGCCGGGATCCTGGGCGGTGAACCCGCCGACGTGCCCCTCGGGCGACGCCCCTGCCCCGGGTGCGGCAGCCCCGAGCACGGTCCGCCCGCCGTACTGCGGCCGGACGGACCGCGGTTGAGCATCTCCCACTCCGGGGGCCTCGGCATGCTGGCGGTCTCCCCCACTGCCGTCGGGGTGGACGTCGAGGCGCTGCGTGACGTGCATGTGGCGGAACTGGCCGATGCCGCCCTCACCCCGGCCGAGCGGCAGACGGTGCTGGCCGCGCCCGAACCCGGCCGCACCCGTTCCTTCCTGCGCTGCTGGACCCGGAAGGAGGCCGTGCTCAAGGCGGTCGGCATCGGCATCACCGCCTCGCTCACGGCGCTGGAGACCGCACCGGAGCGGCCGGGCCCGGTCGAGGTGACCACCGACCTCACCGACCAGGGCCGGGTGACCTGGCGGGTCACCGACGTGCCGGTCCCCCACGGCTGGGTCGCGTCCCTGGCGGTGCCCGCGACGGCCGGCGAGGGCGTCACCGTCCGGGCCGCGCGGTGA
- a CDS encoding ACP S-malonyltransferase gives MNDVPIGLVFPGQGTQRQGMGEPWRDTPSWALVARMSEAVGEDLEELLLWTSAERLRRTDLAQLAVFTVSSVAHAEAVRRGVLDPGPVACAGHSLGEYTALACAGVLTPLDAAALVAARGRAMRTAAEALPGTMYALVGAPLDEVAELTRQVRESVGDAWIANVNAPGQTVVSGSPQAMAAIAERSRSIGAKAIALQTGGAFHSPYMARAAEELRIALKNAEFTDGRLPVVAGVDATAYAGDADWPELAVRQLTSPVLWQRCVATLTGPLGCRRLVEIGPGKTLAGLIRRIAPDVEVWAVDGPAALDALPGARP, from the coding sequence ATGAACGATGTACCGATCGGCCTCGTGTTCCCGGGCCAGGGGACGCAGAGACAAGGAATGGGTGAGCCCTGGCGGGACACTCCGTCCTGGGCGCTGGTGGCCCGGATGTCGGAGGCCGTCGGTGAGGATCTCGAGGAGCTGCTGCTGTGGACCTCAGCCGAACGGCTGCGGCGTACCGATCTCGCCCAGCTCGCCGTGTTCACGGTGTCGTCGGTCGCCCACGCCGAGGCCGTACGGCGGGGAGTCCTCGACCCGGGACCCGTCGCCTGCGCCGGGCACAGCCTGGGCGAGTACACGGCGCTCGCCTGCGCCGGAGTGCTGACCCCGCTGGACGCCGCCGCGCTCGTCGCCGCTCGCGGCCGGGCCATGCGGACCGCGGCCGAGGCGCTGCCGGGCACGATGTACGCGCTGGTGGGCGCGCCGCTCGACGAGGTCGCCGAACTGACCCGGCAGGTACGGGAGTCCGTCGGGGACGCCTGGATCGCCAACGTCAACGCCCCCGGCCAGACCGTGGTGTCCGGCTCACCGCAGGCGATGGCGGCGATCGCCGAACGTTCCCGGTCCATCGGAGCCAAGGCGATCGCCCTGCAGACCGGGGGCGCCTTCCACAGCCCGTACATGGCGCGCGCCGCCGAGGAGTTGCGCATCGCGCTGAAGAACGCCGAGTTCACCGACGGCCGGCTGCCGGTCGTCGCGGGTGTCGACGCCACGGCCTACGCCGGGGACGCCGACTGGCCGGAACTCGCCGTCAGACAGCTGACGTCACCGGTGCTGTGGCAGCGCTGTGTCGCCACCCTGACTGGCCCGCTCGGCTGTCGCCGGCTCGTCGAGATCGGCCCCGGCAAGACCCTGGCCGGCCTGATCCGCCGTATCGCGCCGGACGTCGAGGTGTGGGCGGTGGACGGCCCGGCGGCCCTGGACGCCCTGCCGGGTGCGCGGCCGTGA
- a CDS encoding alpha/beta fold hydrolase, with translation MNARPGQSPRPAPPPPVPLHVERRSGADPVHTRLLLLHGLASSAAVWDETWRRPPAGLEIWTAELPWRGDHVRPWSHDTQQPDWIEAALDLVPGGPDVVVAHSFSATLLLASLSARAAAGDDLVRRYGLRGAVFVAPFYRRSPDDFPWDAMAAMQDQFLHVMGEGIRTRSGKRIRPDLRRNMTERVCERVGAYGWLRFCDSYLRTPWLHTDLITLPSLVTCGSEDFAVRESELLAADLPGARLHLFEGCGHYPMAERAQQFADLVGTFLDDLPDGPVPPGPAADEQRSVPCPTTP, from the coding sequence GTGAACGCCCGCCCCGGGCAGAGCCCGCGGCCCGCGCCGCCGCCCCCCGTCCCCCTGCACGTCGAACGGCGCTCCGGTGCCGATCCGGTCCACACCCGCCTGCTGCTGCTCCACGGCCTGGCCAGCAGCGCGGCCGTGTGGGACGAGACATGGCGCCGGCCGCCGGCCGGTCTGGAGATCTGGACCGCCGAACTGCCCTGGCGCGGCGACCACGTGCGGCCCTGGAGCCACGACACGCAGCAGCCGGACTGGATCGAGGCGGCCCTGGACCTGGTGCCGGGCGGCCCCGACGTGGTGGTCGCACACTCCTTCTCCGCCACCCTCCTGCTGGCCTCGCTCAGCGCACGGGCCGCCGCGGGGGACGACCTCGTGCGCCGGTACGGCCTGCGCGGTGCGGTGTTCGTCGCCCCTTTCTACCGGCGCAGTCCCGACGACTTCCCCTGGGACGCCATGGCGGCGATGCAGGACCAGTTCCTCCACGTCATGGGGGAGGGCATCCGCACCCGCTCGGGCAAGCGGATCCGCCCCGACCTGCGCCGCAACATGACCGAACGGGTCTGCGAGCGCGTCGGTGCCTACGGCTGGCTGCGGTTCTGCGACTCCTATCTGCGCACCCCCTGGCTGCACACCGACCTGATCACGCTCCCCAGCCTGGTCACCTGCGGCAGCGAGGACTTCGCGGTCCGGGAGAGCGAGCTGCTCGCAGCCGACCTGCCGGGCGCACGGCTGCACCTCTTCGAGGGGTGCGGCCACTACCCCATGGCCGAGCGGGCCCAGCAGTTCGCCGACCTGGTCGGCACCTTCCTCGACGACCTGCCGGACGGGCCGGTGCCCCCGGGACCCGCCGCTGATGAGCAAAGGAGCGTTCCATGCCCGACAACTCCGTGA
- a CDS encoding beta-ketoacyl-[acyl-carrier-protein] synthase family protein, with translation MTTLANSGTTAVGHRVVLTGFGVFSSIGVGAAEFAEGLRVGRSGAKPITAFDTEGFAHANGCEIVDFHPEKWITTLDAAELGRASQFSVAAARMAIDDAGLDAGELREQRGLISVGTTDGESFDLDHLVESRLAHGPEHMDSTIARRIRAGRLSAAVAHELGLTDVEALTIPTACAAGNYAIGYGYDAVRTGEVDFALCGGADAMCRKTFAGFYRLGTIAPELCQPFDADRKGILTGEGAGILVLESLESALARGARIYAEVLGYGLNCDAYHQVAPNQQSVARCMELALENAGIEPDQVDLISAHGTGTKANDVTEARAIRSVYGDMPPRTVSIKSMLGHTMGAASALAAIACSLAIVHRFIPPTINHFTTDPECEVDCVPNEAVEADLRVVQNNGLAFGGNNAVVMLGKYEEQR, from the coding sequence ATGACAACCCTTGCGAACAGCGGAACGACCGCCGTGGGCCACCGCGTAGTCCTCACGGGATTCGGCGTCTTCTCCAGCATCGGAGTGGGCGCCGCGGAATTCGCCGAAGGACTGCGCGTGGGACGCAGCGGTGCCAAACCGATCACCGCATTCGACACCGAGGGATTCGCGCACGCCAACGGCTGCGAGATCGTGGACTTCCATCCGGAGAAGTGGATCACCACGCTCGACGCGGCCGAACTCGGCAGGGCCAGCCAGTTCTCCGTCGCGGCGGCACGGATGGCCATCGACGACGCGGGCCTGGACGCCGGGGAACTGCGCGAACAGCGCGGCCTCATCTCGGTCGGCACCACCGACGGGGAGTCCTTCGACCTGGACCACCTGGTGGAGAGCCGCCTCGCGCACGGCCCCGAGCACATGGACTCCACCATCGCCCGGCGCATCCGCGCCGGGCGCCTGTCCGCGGCCGTCGCCCACGAACTGGGGCTGACGGACGTGGAGGCCCTCACCATCCCGACGGCCTGCGCCGCCGGCAACTACGCCATCGGGTACGGCTACGACGCCGTGCGCACCGGCGAGGTCGACTTCGCCCTGTGCGGCGGAGCCGACGCGATGTGCCGCAAGACCTTCGCCGGCTTCTACCGGCTCGGCACCATCGCCCCCGAGCTGTGCCAGCCCTTCGACGCCGACCGCAAGGGCATCCTCACCGGGGAGGGCGCCGGCATCCTCGTACTGGAGAGCCTGGAGTCCGCCCTGGCCCGAGGCGCCCGCATCTACGCCGAGGTCCTCGGCTACGGCCTCAACTGCGACGCGTACCACCAGGTCGCGCCCAACCAGCAGAGCGTCGCCCGCTGCATGGAACTGGCCCTCGAGAACGCCGGCATCGAACCGGACCAGGTGGACCTCATCTCGGCGCACGGCACCGGCACCAAGGCCAACGACGTCACCGAGGCCCGCGCCATCCGCAGCGTCTACGGCGACATGCCCCCGCGCACGGTCTCCATCAAGTCGATGCTCGGTCACACCATGGGCGCCGCCAGCGCCCTGGCCGCCATCGCCTGCTCGCTCGCGATCGTGCACCGCTTCATCCCCCCGACCATCAATCACTTCACCACCGATCCCGAGTGCGAGGTGGACTGCGTGCCGAACGAGGCGGTCGAGGCCGATCTGCGCGTCGTGCAGAACAACGGCCTCGCCTTCGGCGGGAACAACGCCGTCGTCATGCTGGGCAAGTACGAGGAGCAGCGGTGA
- a CDS encoding 3-hydroxyacyl-ACP dehydratase FabZ family protein produces MSGGLGVSPVRAAPQVVTAAIEDGTSAGPRSEVRFGIDPSEPVFAGHYPDFPIFPGVCVVECAHRAALAAAPAAAAGLSLAALESARFTGPVFPGDVLTVTAEWTAVSGGWKYAATASTERGEAATVKLRYREGSTP; encoded by the coding sequence GTGAGCGGCGGCCTGGGCGTCAGCCCGGTGCGGGCCGCCCCGCAGGTCGTCACCGCGGCGATCGAGGACGGTACGAGCGCCGGCCCGCGGTCCGAGGTGCGCTTCGGCATCGACCCATCCGAGCCGGTGTTCGCCGGTCACTACCCGGACTTTCCCATCTTCCCCGGCGTGTGCGTCGTGGAGTGCGCGCACCGGGCCGCCCTGGCCGCGGCACCCGCCGCCGCAGCCGGACTGAGCCTGGCGGCCCTGGAATCGGCACGGTTCACCGGCCCCGTCTTCCCCGGGGACGTCCTGACCGTCACCGCCGAGTGGACGGCCGTGTCCGGCGGCTGGAAGTACGCGGCGACCGCGTCGACCGAGCGGGGCGAGGCCGCGACGGTCAAGCTGCGCTACCGGGAGGGGAGCACCCCGTGA
- a CDS encoding acyl carrier protein — protein sequence MSVTPHEAAATAVPSLDELRGIVSEVLDADPEDVTDDADFVADLEVDSLMALEVVVVLEKRFEVKFTETELRQVTSLRQAHQLLTRKMPPL from the coding sequence ATGTCCGTAACCCCGCACGAAGCCGCCGCGACCGCGGTGCCGAGTCTGGACGAACTGCGCGGCATCGTCTCGGAAGTCCTCGACGCCGACCCGGAGGACGTCACCGACGACGCCGACTTCGTGGCGGACCTGGAGGTCGACTCCCTGATGGCCCTGGAGGTCGTCGTCGTGCTGGAGAAGCGGTTCGAGGTGAAGTTCACCGAGACCGAGCTGCGCCAGGTGACCTCGCTGCGGCAGGCGCACCAGCTGCTCACCCGGAAGATGCCGCCCCTGTGA
- a CDS encoding beta-ketoacyl synthase N-terminal-like domain-containing protein: MSGTSTARRGPVITGWSAVSPYGIGRDAFVTGTREGRPTATALTREEWDGPDTRAHLVPNFVIKDVLGRKGTRSMDRVTGLAVTAVRELLGEGGGRPESGDNVALVLGTTTGSAQSMMDITRDTLVHEKPFYIDPSHIPNAIMNCPAGQCAIWYGLKGPNTTVAAGRSSGLAALNYARRLLASGRARTVLCGAAEEYSSARSWLEWHTRRPDEGDTVLGEGCAVLRLRPAGTVSEGEGLAEVLAVESGVAGPEGTADALAATVRRALGRAAASTHEVWAVSASAPAGLLGQQEQAGLDAVLGTLPVRRLTQSLGDTAAATGALQLASVLAAAEEDPQARGRVAVVTSADRDGALACAVLRLM; this comes from the coding sequence GTGAGCGGGACATCCACGGCACGGCGGGGGCCGGTCATCACGGGCTGGTCGGCCGTCTCGCCCTACGGCATCGGGCGCGACGCCTTCGTGACGGGCACCCGTGAGGGGCGGCCCACCGCGACGGCACTGACCCGCGAGGAGTGGGACGGCCCGGACACCCGGGCCCACCTGGTCCCAAACTTCGTGATCAAGGACGTCCTGGGCCGCAAGGGAACCCGGTCGATGGACCGCGTGACCGGCCTGGCCGTCACGGCCGTACGGGAACTGCTCGGCGAGGGCGGCGGCCGACCGGAATCCGGCGACAACGTCGCTCTGGTGCTCGGCACGACCACCGGCAGCGCCCAGAGCATGATGGACATCACGCGCGACACCCTGGTCCACGAGAAGCCGTTCTACATCGACCCCTCCCACATCCCGAACGCGATCATGAACTGCCCGGCCGGGCAGTGCGCCATCTGGTACGGGCTGAAGGGGCCGAACACCACGGTCGCGGCGGGCCGTTCGTCAGGGCTGGCGGCGCTCAACTACGCCCGCCGGCTGCTCGCCTCCGGCCGCGCCCGCACCGTGCTGTGCGGGGCCGCCGAGGAGTATTCGTCGGCACGCTCCTGGCTCGAATGGCACACCCGGCGGCCGGACGAGGGCGACACGGTGCTCGGCGAGGGCTGTGCCGTGCTGCGCCTGCGCCCCGCCGGCACCGTGTCCGAGGGCGAGGGCCTGGCCGAGGTGCTCGCTGTCGAGTCGGGTGTGGCCGGCCCCGAGGGGACCGCCGACGCGCTGGCCGCCACGGTGCGGCGCGCGCTCGGCCGGGCCGCCGCGAGCACGCACGAGGTGTGGGCCGTGTCGGCCTCGGCGCCCGCCGGGCTGCTCGGGCAGCAGGAACAGGCCGGGCTCGACGCCGTCCTCGGCACGCTGCCCGTGCGCCGGCTGACCCAGTCCCTCGGGGACACGGCCGCGGCGACCGGAGCGCTGCAACTGGCGTCGGTGCTCGCCGCGGCCGAGGAGGACCCGCAGGCCCGTGGCCGCGTCGCCGTGGTCACGTCGGCCGACCGCGACGGCGCCCTGGCCTGCGCGGTACTCCGCCTCATGTGA